Proteins from a genomic interval of Lusitaniella coriacea LEGE 07157:
- a CDS encoding UPF0175 family protein: MTDSENRLVSVLIDYNDWQKIEKLLIAHQSLEETADNLLPQLEVNWTIQVRDIPKAHQQEAESKSKEAYIMTLLRHGDISTGKAAKILGIHRVDLLDLMGEYDISVFPDYTREELENEVEQAMRILEEGDK; encoded by the coding sequence GTGACTGATTCCGAAAATCGCTTGGTTTCGGTGTTAATTGATTACAACGACTGGCAGAAAATTGAGAAATTGTTAATCGCGCATCAAAGTTTAGAAGAAACCGCAGACAATCTATTACCGCAACTTGAAGTTAATTGGACGATTCAAGTACGAGATATACCCAAAGCCCATCAACAAGAAGCAGAAAGCAAATCTAAAGAAGCTTATATCATGACCCTATTGCGGCATGGAGATATTAGCACGGGAAAAGCTGCCAAAATATTGGGGATTCATCGGGTCGATTTGTTGGATTTAATGGGCGAATATGATATTTCAGTGTTTCCAGATTATACGCGGGAGGAGTTAGAAAACGAAGTAGAACAAGCGATGCGGATCTTGGAGGAGGGCGATAAATGA
- a CDS encoding pentapeptide repeat-containing protein, translating into MAMNISKILLTTLLFSSIPKASLHAQTFSNTQLLLETAICQGCDFNGANLRGIKLGERNANLQGINLSAADLSQADLEDANLVEADLSNSILVGTSFKNADLSGANLSGAHIRGVNFEGAILTNAILKNATLFLISLENSQLENADLSGAYLKNAYLEGANLQGASLIETNLRNALLIGVNLIGANLTQADLRAAKFRNANLIRANLSGAKMRAVSMAFANLSESNLSGANLERAELADANLENADLSGSNLEGANLSRANLRGANLTNVQWEDAFLFETDLCGAILPDGDRGECPETP; encoded by the coding sequence ATGGCTATGAATATCTCGAAGATTCTCTTGACAACCCTACTTTTTTCTTCAATTCCAAAAGCGTCGCTGCACGCTCAAACATTTAGTAATACACAGCTTTTGCTTGAAACAGCAATCTGTCAGGGGTGCGATTTCAATGGAGCCAATCTTAGAGGCATTAAACTGGGTGAGAGAAACGCCAACTTACAGGGAATTAACTTAAGTGCAGCGGATTTATCTCAAGCAGATTTGGAGGATGCGAACTTAGTAGAAGCGGACTTGAGTAATAGTATTTTAGTTGGAACTAGTTTTAAAAATGCTGATTTGAGCGGTGCAAATTTATCTGGAGCGCATATTAGAGGAGTTAATTTTGAAGGGGCAATCTTAACAAATGCAATCTTAAAAAATGCGACCTTATTTTTGATTAGTTTGGAAAACAGTCAGTTAGAGAATGCTGATTTGAGCGGTGCATACTTAAAAAATGCTTATCTCGAAGGAGCAAATCTTCAAGGTGCAAGTTTGATAGAAACTAATCTGCGCAACGCATTGTTAATTGGAGTCAATCTCATTGGTGCGAATTTAACTCAAGCGGATTTGCGCGCGGCGAAGTTCAGAAATGCTAACTTAATTCGTGCTAACTTGAGTGGAGCAAAGATGAGAGCGGTAAGTATGGCGTTTGCCAATTTATCGGAGAGCAACCTGAGTGGCGCAAATTTAGAACGAGCGGAATTAGCCGATGCCAATTTGGAGAATGCGGATTTGAGCGGAAGTAATTTAGAGGGAGCAAATTTGAGTCGAGCAAATCTTCGAGGGGCAAATCTAACGAACGTACAATGGGAAGATGCTTTTTTGTTTGAAACGGATTTGTGTGGGGCAATTTTACCCGATGGCGATCGCGGAGAATGTCCTGAAACCCCTTAA
- a CDS encoding CPBP family glutamic-type intramembrane protease — protein MTSAKAFDLKLFSILWVGGMLGILSLLGVNLPLPEGTDPAISKWLILLQPTILLSVSILIGIVLAPKVSLAAPLASAIIRRKPIAPILQSQGIAGLLGGTIGGLATYGIVALWKPFLPETFVTKGEELSNTMPVLTRLLYGGITEELLLRWGFMTLLVWVGWRIFQRRKGKPRKRYFAIAILLSSLLFGLGHLPVAFALSPEVTTSLIAYVIGLNSLFGAIAGYLYWKFGLEAAIFAHMTAHGVLVILQWLF, from the coding sequence ATGACATCTGCTAAAGCCTTCGATCTCAAGCTATTTTCTATTTTATGGGTTGGGGGAATGCTGGGCATTCTGTCGCTATTGGGGGTTAATTTGCCGCTTCCGGAAGGAACAGACCCCGCGATCTCGAAATGGCTCATTTTACTTCAACCCACCATCCTTCTCTCCGTTTCTATCCTCATTGGAATAGTTCTCGCTCCTAAAGTTAGTTTGGCTGCTCCTCTCGCCAGCGCAATTATACGCCGAAAACCCATTGCACCTATCTTGCAATCTCAAGGAATAGCAGGACTTTTGGGGGGAACGATTGGCGGTTTGGCAACCTATGGAATCGTTGCGTTGTGGAAACCCTTTCTCCCGGAAACCTTTGTCACAAAAGGCGAAGAACTCTCCAACACAATGCCTGTTCTCACTCGCCTGCTTTACGGCGGAATTACCGAAGAACTCTTGTTGCGGTGGGGGTTTATGACATTGCTGGTTTGGGTTGGGTGGCGCATTTTCCAACGGAGAAAAGGGAAACCTCGAAAACGCTATTTCGCGATCGCGATTTTACTCTCTTCCCTTCTTTTTGGATTGGGACATCTCCCCGTCGCTTTTGCACTCAGTCCAGAAGTTACAACTTCCCTGATTGCCTATGTTATCGGATTGAATTCTCTGTTCGGCGCGATCGCGGGCTATCTTTACTGGAAGTTCGGTCTTGAAGCCGCTATATTCGCTCACATGACCGCACACGGGGTTTTAGTCATTCTTCAATGGTTGTTTTAA
- a CDS encoding GNAT family N-acetyltransferase: MDSQIEFNSINDPEDDRRLGEILAQAFHASPDYWSDYRDRVGVENFRVLRRGGSILGGLAIYNMGQWWCGNAVPMAGVAAVGISPENRGTGVALELMTRTLQELYDREIPLSALYPAVQRLYRKVGYERAGTYCQWEVPLASLLGRDPAGVGFAARTLSVQPVDPASEILRDLYRQQACRNNGNLDRHPGIWQNIVQSDSNTVYAYTIGSEGYLIYTQESKQGTSYLSLRDWVATTPSVLRSLLTFLADHRSQIDTVRWFGSIQDPLAFLLPEQTAKIRQLQWWMLRLIRVDLALAQRGYPMGVENELHLSVRDDLLDGNNGNFILSISGGKGEVRRGGRGDLQLDSGGLALLYSGLVDPSQLQRMGLIERNDHAIAAATSIFVGSEPFLMDFF, from the coding sequence ATGGATTCTCAAATTGAATTTAATTCCATTAACGACCCGGAAGACGATCGGCGCTTGGGGGAGATTTTAGCGCAAGCGTTTCATGCTTCTCCCGATTATTGGTCGGATTACCGCGATCGCGTGGGGGTTGAAAATTTCCGCGTTTTACGCCGTGGTGGTTCAATTCTGGGCGGTTTGGCAATTTATAATATGGGTCAGTGGTGGTGTGGAAACGCAGTCCCGATGGCGGGAGTGGCTGCGGTGGGAATCTCCCCGGAAAACCGAGGAACCGGAGTGGCACTGGAATTGATGACCCGCACGCTGCAAGAATTGTACGATCGCGAAATTCCCCTCTCTGCTCTCTACCCTGCCGTCCAGCGTCTCTATCGCAAAGTGGGTTACGAACGGGCTGGAACCTATTGTCAATGGGAAGTTCCCCTAGCAAGTCTTTTGGGGCGCGATCCCGCAGGGGTTGGCTTCGCGGCACGCACCCTATCCGTGCAGCCTGTCGATCCTGCATCCGAAATACTGCGCGACTTATATCGCCAACAAGCCTGTCGCAATAACGGCAATCTCGACCGCCATCCGGGGATTTGGCAAAATATCGTTCAATCCGATAGCAATACGGTCTACGCCTACACTATCGGGTCTGAAGGCTATCTCATCTACACCCAAGAAAGCAAACAGGGTACATCATATCTTTCCCTGCGCGATTGGGTTGCGACGACTCCCAGTGTATTGCGCTCCCTTCTAACCTTTCTCGCCGACCATCGTTCCCAAATCGACACGGTACGGTGGTTTGGTTCGATTCAAGACCCTCTCGCGTTTTTGCTTCCGGAACAAACTGCCAAGATTCGACAGTTGCAATGGTGGATGTTGCGCTTGATTCGCGTTGACTTGGCTTTGGCGCAACGGGGATATCCGATGGGAGTGGAAAATGAATTGCACCTATCGGTACGCGATGATTTACTGGACGGCAACAACGGGAATTTTATTTTAAGCATTTCCGGGGGGAAAGGAGAGGTTCGGCGCGGGGGACGCGGGGATTTACAATTGGATTCTGGGGGACTCGCACTACTGTATTCGGGATTGGTTGACCCCAGTCAATTGCAAAGGATGGGTTTGATTGAGAGGAACGACCATGCGATCGCGGCAGCCACATCCATTTTCGTAGGTTCAGAACCATTCTTGATGGATTTCTTTTAG
- the grxC gene encoding glutaredoxin 3 translates to MLDFLNPILQRHPERVKADVEIYTWQTCPYCIRAKLLLWWKGVQYTEYKIDGNQKARNQMSQRAGGRRSVPQIFINDRHVGGCDDLYSLDGQGELDPLLAQPSM, encoded by the coding sequence ATGTTAGATTTTCTCAACCCAATTCTGCAACGACATCCAGAGCGCGTCAAAGCCGACGTAGAGATTTATACTTGGCAAACTTGCCCCTATTGCATTCGTGCAAAACTGCTGTTGTGGTGGAAAGGCGTGCAATATACCGAATATAAAATCGATGGCAATCAAAAGGCAAGAAACCAGATGTCTCAACGCGCAGGAGGTCGGCGCAGCGTACCGCAGATATTTATTAACGACCGCCATGTTGGGGGATGCGACGATCTCTATTCTCTTGATGGTCAGGGAGAACTCGATCCCCTGTTGGCACAACCTTCAATGTAG
- a CDS encoding ABC transporter ATP-binding protein, which yields MANSRLKKLLTYLRPHWKKVLLGIGALFIVNVFSVYIRTQVGESIDTLRSALSIGKIGRDVLSIVLLASLMWFIRMTSRVLMFGVGRQVEFDLKQSLFGHLLTLQPSYFFTQSTGDLINRATSDVDNIRRLLGFAVLSLANTVFAYSLTVPAMLAIHVRLSLLALAVYPFMLLAVQLFSNRLRNEQRNVQENLSDLSQLIQEDISGIALIKIYAQEENEQRGFQHKNKQLLNANLKLARTRNLLFPIIEGLVFVSLLILLALGSSLISRGVITIGNFVTLILYVESLVFPTALLGFTITAYQRGEVSIDRVESILTVEPEIQNAPDAIALPLETARGNLRATNLTYTYPGATTPALDRVNFTIEAGETVAIVGPIGSGKSTLANILPHLLQIEPEQVWIDDYDLTQVRLGDLRRAIAYVPQDSFLFSDTVRDNIRYSNPSSTQSEVELSAKQAQIHEEILNFPQQYDTLVGERGITLSGGQRQRTSLARALLADAPILILDDALSSVDNRTATEILNNLSGGVQNKTVLFITHQLSAAATANRILVMDAGKIVQTGTHEQLLGNPGLYQFLWQQHQLEEVLT from the coding sequence ATGGCGAATTCCAGACTAAAAAAACTTCTCACTTACCTGCGTCCCCATTGGAAAAAAGTTCTGTTGGGGATTGGCGCTCTTTTTATTGTTAATGTTTTTAGCGTTTATATCCGCACGCAAGTTGGGGAAAGCATTGATACCCTGCGCAGTGCTTTGAGTATTGGAAAGATCGGGAGAGATGTCCTCTCTATTGTTCTCCTGGCATCCCTCATGTGGTTTATTCGCATGACATCGCGGGTTTTGATGTTTGGGGTGGGACGACAAGTGGAATTCGATCTCAAACAATCGCTGTTTGGGCATTTGCTGACGCTGCAACCCTCCTATTTTTTCACTCAGTCCACAGGAGATTTAATTAACCGCGCCACCAGCGACGTGGATAATATTCGGCGACTCCTGGGATTTGCCGTATTGAGTTTGGCGAACACGGTTTTTGCTTATAGCCTTACAGTCCCTGCGATGCTGGCGATTCACGTTCGTTTGAGTTTGTTAGCTTTAGCGGTTTATCCCTTCATGTTGCTGGCGGTGCAGTTATTTAGCAATCGCTTGCGCAACGAGCAACGAAACGTGCAGGAAAATTTATCGGATTTGAGTCAGTTGATTCAAGAAGATATTAGCGGAATCGCACTGATTAAAATTTACGCTCAGGAGGAGAACGAACAACGAGGATTCCAGCATAAAAATAAACAACTTTTGAATGCGAATTTGAAACTCGCTCGCACTCGAAATTTGCTGTTTCCGATTATCGAAGGTCTAGTTTTCGTCTCGTTACTCATTTTATTAGCCCTGGGTTCGAGTTTGATTAGTCGAGGGGTGATTACAATTGGAAATTTCGTCACTTTGATTCTTTACGTCGAAAGTTTGGTCTTTCCTACAGCGTTACTGGGTTTTACAATTACCGCCTATCAACGCGGCGAAGTGAGTATCGATCGCGTGGAATCCATTCTCACCGTCGAACCGGAGATCCAGAACGCTCCCGACGCGATCGCGCTTCCCCTAGAAACCGCGCGCGGCAATCTTCGCGCCACCAACCTCACCTATACTTATCCCGGTGCCACAACCCCCGCCTTAGATCGGGTCAACTTTACCATTGAAGCCGGAGAAACCGTGGCGATTGTGGGTCCCATTGGTTCGGGAAAATCCACCCTTGCCAACATTTTGCCCCACCTCCTGCAAATCGAGCCAGAACAGGTGTGGATTGACGATTATGACCTCACCCAAGTCCGTTTGGGGGATTTGCGTCGCGCGATCGCCTACGTCCCCCAAGACAGCTTTCTCTTCAGCGATACCGTCAGAGACAATATCCGCTACAGCAATCCCAGCAGCACCCAATCCGAGGTAGAACTCTCCGCCAAACAAGCTCAAATTCACGAAGAAATTCTCAACTTCCCCCAACAATACGATACCCTCGTTGGCGAACGAGGCATTACTCTATCTGGCGGACAGCGACAGCGCACTTCCCTCGCGAGAGCATTACTCGCAGATGCACCCATCCTCATCCTCGATGATGCCCTCTCCAGCGTCGATAACCGTACCGCAACAGAAATTTTAAACAATTTATCCGGCGGCGTACAAAACAAAACCGTTCTCTTTATCACCCACCAACTTTCTGCGGCGGCGACCGCAAATCGGATTTTAGTCATGGATGCGGGAAAAATCGTGCAAACCGGAACCCACGAGCAATTACTCGGAAATCCCGGTTTATATCAATTTCTTTGGCAACAGCACCAACTCGAAGAAGTGTTGACTTAA
- a CDS encoding Uma2 family endonuclease: MSVELTREQSPQTTPAEAEWTPPLPPTDLIFDDGEPLESNRHRIAMNVLIEAVHQAYQGRDDYFTGGNMFVYYSSQQARNRDFKGPDFFVALNVDGTKERQGWVVWEEEGRYPDVVVELMSPSTARQDTGKKKDIYEQTFRTRDYFVYDPFDKNSLQGWHLGNDFRYEAIEPDERGWLWCESLGFWLGTWEGMLTKEQAVWARFYDRAGNLILLSQELAEQEKQRAEQEKQRAEQEKQRAEQEMQRAEQEMQRAEQEMQRAEQEKQRAEQEKQRAERAESELKALRARLQQMGIDPERVSE, from the coding sequence ATGTCTGTCGAACTCACCCGCGAACAATCCCCTCAAACCACACCAGCTGAAGCGGAATGGACTCCTCCCCTTCCCCCCACCGACTTGATTTTTGACGACGGAGAACCCTTGGAAAGCAATCGCCATCGCATCGCCATGAACGTCCTGATTGAAGCCGTTCACCAAGCCTATCAAGGACGAGACGACTATTTTACTGGCGGTAATATGTTCGTTTATTACAGCAGCCAACAGGCGAGAAATCGAGACTTCAAGGGCCCGGATTTTTTTGTGGCGTTGAATGTAGATGGGACAAAAGAGCGTCAAGGTTGGGTGGTGTGGGAAGAAGAAGGACGCTACCCTGATGTTGTTGTCGAATTGATGTCTCCCTCAACAGCACGTCAGGATACGGGGAAGAAGAAAGATATTTACGAGCAAACTTTCAGAACGCGGGATTACTTTGTCTACGATCCCTTTGATAAGAACTCATTGCAAGGCTGGCATTTAGGGAACGATTTCCGCTACGAAGCCATCGAACCGGACGAGCGGGGATGGTTGTGGTGCGAGAGTTTGGGGTTTTGGTTGGGAACTTGGGAAGGAATGCTGACGAAGGAGCAGGCGGTTTGGGCGCGTTTTTACGATCGCGCGGGAAATTTAATTTTACTCTCTCAAGAACTGGCAGAACAGGAGAAGCAACGTGCCGAGCAGGAGAAGCAACGCGCCGAGCAGGAAAAGCAACGCGCCGAGCAGGAGATGCAACGCGCCGAGCAGGAGATGCAACGTGCCGAGCAGGAGATGCAACGCGCCGAGCAGGAGAAGCAACGTGCCGAGCAGGAGAAGCAACGTGCCGAACGCGCGGAATCCGAGTTAAAAGCATTGCGCGCTCGCCTTCAGCAAATGGGAATCGATCCGGAGCGCGTTTCCGAATAA
- a CDS encoding NfeD family protein, translating into MGVFYRPSQINKFPEPLNGTVEEAIAQDRPGRVKCVGTSWPARIYEPEGSDRQSMVPGTKVDIIARQGIAMLVMPARDFSYISS; encoded by the coding sequence ATGGGTGTTTTCTATCGACCTTCTCAAATCAATAAATTTCCAGAACCGCTTAATGGAACTGTTGAAGAAGCGATCGCGCAAGATCGTCCCGGACGAGTAAAATGTGTAGGAACAAGTTGGCCTGCTCGAATTTACGAACCCGAAGGCAGCGATCGTCAATCAATGGTTCCAGGAACAAAAGTCGATATTATCGCTAGACAAGGAATTGCCATGTTGGTTATGCCTGCTCGTGATTTCTCTTACATTTCCTCGTAA